tagtattttcaactttcgaagtgagtgactatatcaagtggggtatcatatgaaaggtcttcacttgtacattttaaaacagattttatttatttttatgcatcatagtttttgatttatcgtgcaaaatgtcgaaaaaatacgactgttgtacggaaccctcgttgcgcgagcctgactcgcacttggccggttttttaaactatgtgccctggccctgcccattgctaatTTGCTACTTCGCAAATCGCAATCTGTTGAGCTACATGTCGGTTTTCTGGTTCTCGTAGGAGGTTCTCCACATTTCTGATTAGATCACATAGCGAACCTTACTATTACTTGTTATGTGCATTCTGTATCTTTTTTTCTTCTCATTCTCAGAGTTTAATGTTTCTACTTAtagttatttttcaatttagttCATTCTCGTCATTTTAAGTAATGTAATAGGTATAACTATACCTATTTGAGTTTGTTTAGTTTGCAATTCTTGCTATTTTAACTATAAATGGATTAGTTGTTTTGATACCTATACTGCCATTATTTCCGTATTCTGATCATGCGTTTTTTTATTCCATAACATCTGAAATGGTAAAATTTGTTATTAGATTTCGTAAAATTACCTTTCTACGATCCCTATGATAAGTTTAACCtaattatacataataggtacttatttacttaagcTACCTAAATAGGCAAAGttagaatttaataattttgaaaatgaaTCGTGCCTAGTTATCTAGTaagaaaaaattgaattgttaATGTATGGCACTAAAATTACCTACCTGTCGATGTCGGCTGGAAAACAgttgttctgtttggcggccacTTTAATTAGGGACGAAAGTAACGTTCGCGTTACGACACCGCCCAATAAAAGGTCTGAGCTAACTACTCTCTATGgagttttactttttttacatgAATACAGAATATGGGAAATTTAATAAATCTACGATTAGGTAGTTTGTATtgtaagtgatatttattacataggtaccttgAGGGCTTTCCTAAATTTAGTGGACATTAGGCTAAAAAGTATCGGATTCAAGACGATACTGAACCAGCTGTTGACTAGCACAACCTTGTAGCCGATACCCCAGAActgaaaataagtaaaataggtaagtaagtagggtaaggtaagtacatattgacgctggttcctcttccctgggaacggggacgggcgctaatgtgggatgCAACTTGCGTGGACACATttgccccgtgtcatatcagggagacagcatcaagaccgggagccacAGCAGAAACAGCTAAAAACGGCAAGCgacgcaagtatgcctctcttatcgagagttacatttttgttccgtttgccgagTAGAGACCCTAGggtcatggagtcttagtgctaattTTTtgttacgagacatttcaccgcgattaatagtctcatctggtgacagaagggcaactccttgattttcccgAATATTATAAGACACTTTTCAGGTCTTCGAATATACctgtgcaaaaatcacgtcaatcaagGACAAaacaactaacaaacacacgtttgcgttataataatatggataaGTGGTGATGTTATGTGGAAGTGATTACAGTGGTAAAATGGTACTTAGTTTACGTAGTTAGTGGTGTGTACGGTACAAATACATACCTTCTCCATTTCCATCAGTTCCCTCATATCAAAATAGAATAAAAGTACTCGAAAAGTAAAGAATGGTAGCCAGCAGATTAAAAATGACAGCGTAATCGCTACTGAAAACAATAAAGCCATTATCAGTATGAGCAATAGTGTGCAAAATTTTCTAATTCTTCTTCAAATTGTGTACCTATGTCAATATTTAAAACTACCATCTTAGGTGTAcctacatacagtacgcggccgaaagtaatgtacatcgacctttagaagtagATAGCAAATTTGCAGAgctctgtctctgtcgttgagaccgacaaaacgtcatataggtatgaatgacagagacaacgctctacaaagccgaaatgccattctaaaggccgatgtacctacattactttcggccgagtacctactgtaattaatacatatttttcagtaaaaaccggccaagtgcgagtcaggctcgcgcaatgagggttccgtactacagtcgtattttttcgacattttgcacgataattcaaaaaactatgatgcataaaaataaataaaaatctgttttagaatgtacaggtaaatacctttcatatgataccccacttgatatagtcactcacttcgaaagttgaaaatactaattattagttcatgaccacaatttaattatttttttgacagacagacagacagacagaaccctaaaaacgtcgtCAGTCTAAAAGTTCGCTCCTGTAACtgttgcccctgggccaaaggttCCCAAAGGCCAAAGTTATTACTCTGAATGGAGATGGACAACCTTTGGATCAGGTAGGTCCCAGATCGCGGATCGTAGCTTTTTGCACTGACGATTTTCATGAACGTCGGCCGATGTTGTGCACAAAGCTCTACCACATGagtctatatctactcgtgtacATCTCAACTCACGACAGTGGGAGTAAAAGGTAGCTGTATATTTCCAGAGTGGCGTGGGCGTATTTagatacttaatttttttcagcCATGCGGACTCTGCAGTAGCGCGGCGCTGGCATTCCACGTCGCTAAGTCTAGAAGACTTGGTTCTGCGTATTCATCGTAATCGTAATCAGTAGCAAACTCTGCTTCTTGATTGGTTGAATGCGTTGTTCacatttttcacagccaatcaagggaCAGAAATCGGCAGAATTTGCTCCCGTTACGATAACAATGAATTATGAATActtacgtttttcttacacaatcgcgGGGGACTAGTTCTATTCTATGTTTTATTCTTCGCTGAAGTAAACTTTCAGTTATGCTCTATAAGAATCTTGGTACGTCGCCGTCGTATCAAACCTATACATTTATCTGCTATTCACATTTATCTAGATAAAATCTAGACAAAAGGACTTACCTATAAGTTTATTCACTTTGCTCCTGTTGTCCCTATGGTTAAATATTGTCCTATTTGAATTCGATTTCTCGGTTATATTTACTTTCAACGCGATCATTATGTACACGAACAGCAGAATCCCCAAAGGCACAACAAAAGTCACTAAAGCCAAAATCCCATTAACCACTCTTGAAAATGGACTCGGCACCGTGAAACATACCGATAAGTGATCCGTCCTGATCAGTTCCACTGATAAAACCTCCGGTGTCGTCTCCAGGATTGCTATGATCCATATGATTACTATTACTTTCATCACTCTTTTCCAAGCCATCGATGACTTCAGCATTAGTGGATGCCATATCGCTATGTACCTCTCTATAGCGAGCGCAGTCACCACCAAAATGCTGTTATTAAACAACGCGATCACAAAGAAATAATGAATTTTGCAAGCGATTTCTCCAAACAAATATGCTTGGGCCAAGAACAAGTACACTTCGAGGAAAATAGCGAAGGATACTATTGCATCTGACACAGCCATGTTGAAGAGGTAAAAGTTGGTTGCCGTGTGCATCGTCCTGTCGTTGTAGATAACTATGCATGTTAGAAGGTTGCCAATCACGCCTACTACGAATATTGTCAATAAAACAGTAGAAATAGTAACTTGCAGCCAAATAGGGTCGGTTCCCATCGCCTTCCTCAAAAATAACGTCCATAAcatcaaattataatattcattttctGAAGAATTTGTTAaattgtgcattttaattattcACAGATTATTTGAGCCTTAATTTGTAAGACTcctaatttttaaccgactcgacttccaaaaaggaggtggttctcaactcggcccgttttttttgacttttttttgtACTAGATGTTTAAAACTTTACACTAATGTTCACGTTTACTGCGCTGTGCCGTATCGTAATGGTCAATGTTTGTCTTCAACAGCGAGTTAGTCGTGTTTGCAGAATAAACTATTAAATGGATTAAGCTCCCTGAAAAATTCCGCTGTTTGCTCAGCAATTAggtaattatgtacctataggtacgtatAGCTACTCAATTGAATAGAAAAGGGCTATTTCTCTAaaaaactgaccaagtgcgagtcaggctctcgcaacgagggttccgtacttcagtcgtattttttcgacattttgcacgataattcaaaaactatgatgcataaaaataaataaaaatctgtttttgaatgcacaggtgaagacctttcatgataccccacttgatatagttatcttacttcgaaaattgaaaatactaattattagttcatgaccacaatttttaataatagtaCTTAATAGGTTCGCTGTGGCTGTGGGTTCACTGCATCGAGGTTTGCCATGTTCGCCGTTTTGAGCAGTGTGACCATTTGTGGCAGATAAAAAACATTGGGCAATTTTCTAgtcatttattttgtactaggtgatgcccacgacttcgcgtgagtttcgatttttaaaattccttgattttccgggataaaaagtagcctaagtccttccccgggatgcaagctatctctgtaccaaatttcgtcaaaatcggttaaacggatgggccgtgaaaggctagcagacaggcagacggacagacagacacactttcgcatttctattATTTCGACGACTCCTAGCGACTGTTAACTTTTATACATGGCGACATCTAGCGACTTTTCAAAGGCGCCCTAGCGACAAACGGTTTTAAAGCGATGGCAAAGGAAACTGAAGTTTTTTAGGCAACcaactggcaccgattctaagcacaacctaattttagagtattcgcaccctcttcttactattgtaatatgaaaaggacagaagcagtttgacatttctaaatttaatttttagatggtaaaacccgtgattttagcacgcactcgcgaacctactgtttaaatttgtattgtgcactaaaatttagagtctttaaaatatgtgaaagtcatgttccgttccttttttagcattagtaaaaagaaaaggatgcagatactctaaatttagtttagagagagactagagaaccgtatattcaatgtactctgtgctagagaatcggggccaaacgaagtaggtaggtacctacattgcgacaaggctatattcttggcgcgtggcgaaaatcggaactaacgttgccgtcaagtgtcccctttgttcttgtatgAATATTTTTATAGGCCCCACAgacggtcaagcatgtttgtcaaacacgacaaacatgcttgaccgttTGCGGAGCCTCTAACTTTGTTGTCCAACAgccctgtagggcgattgtctaaaaccggcatcaatcattattacaatctcaattgttctgattggctgaatttgtgcgatcattgttgcaacaatgcattgtggccaatagtgagcgagcattaaccaatcagagatgattgcgatcgtgacattggagctgtcaaacaaccgcggtagggctgcgggagtaaatgtattctgtgccaacagcgccccctgtcaatgtcatagACTATACGTATATAGGGTAGTAAATGTTGTGTTCTGTCTGTGAGTCAATGTcactcaagtgccaagagagcattGTCGTCTGTGATTGTcgtagtatttttaattaataaaaatttctttAGTCATTTGTCGTAAAAAGCGATGTAAATAAGTAGTTtgaatagaaataaattattacattatgTTGTGTTGAAGAATGTTCCTTGGTTCATTGTTAAGTCGGTCGTTTTAAAAATGGCTAGTTTGTCGTCTGCGTCCAAGAATCACTCTAGGAAACAGAACAGTAGCCGAGATCGTGATAAAAACAAGTCTATAGCATCAGAATCCGGAGGGTCCAGCCAGTGTGACACTCCACCACTCGTAGAAAAGGTAAGCATTGCTGTTGCTAGATACCTACTGCTAGATAACTAAGCAGAAAGCGTGTGCTAAGAGTGGGTAGTAGGCCCCTCATGACAGACTTGTGTTCACCATTTTATAGAGTAAGCTTGTGGTCTACACTCTGCCTCCAGCAGTCTTGCACCGACCATACAGTTTAGTATTGGTGAAAGTTAGAACACCATCTTCTTTGATTAGGTCAGTTCACCGGGTTAGAGATAACGCTTGTGCCTTCCCTCGCCATTAAAAGTTAACAACTGTTAACTTTTCTGTACCTTCATCCCTGCAACGTGGGTTATGACTGAAATAGTTAAGGAAGTGTCTGTTATTGTCGACTGATTTCCAAATGAGTAACATCTTTTTC
The nucleotide sequence above comes from Maniola hyperantus chromosome 8, iAphHyp1.2, whole genome shotgun sequence. Encoded proteins:
- the LOC117984513 gene encoding neuromedin-U receptor 2-like, producing the protein MHTATNFYLFNMAVSDAIVSFAIFLEVYLFLAQAYLFGEIACKIHYFFVIALFNNSILVVTALAIERYIAIWHPLMLKSSMAWKRVMKVIVIIWIIAILETTPEVLSVELIRTDHLSVCFTVPSPFSRVVNGILALVTFVVPLGILLFVYIMIALKVNITEKSNSNRTIFNHRDNRSKVNKLIVAITLSFLICWLPFFTFRVLLFYFDMRELMEMEKFWGIGYKVVLVNSWFSIVLNPILFSLMSTKFRKALKMLWNKKTHDQNTEIMAV